Proteins encoded in a region of the Streptomyces liliiviolaceus genome:
- a CDS encoding ABC transporter substrate-binding protein has translation MMDSTHRVRRRIAATVCAVALVLPLAACDALTPGSATAVPGPTSVPSSTAVPAGDVTLHLQFADAPLMVDALIAAFEKDHPDITVEPQYKTFSDYVQNLKLTMTSDTAPDIAQYAVGMTDLAADGHILDLAPYREAYGWDEAIPPVSLDQLTAGQTSEATGGRALFGVPAGLSMTGIYYNKELAEKAGIDAPPKTLGEFEKQLASAEDADLTPLGVGALDSGGLHLWAALLNQLMPTDEYWDWVNGRKGATMENPAAVEASELVIDWGRKGYYNESANGTAQVDSTAQFAKGDSVFLINGNWAAGQLATVMGDNVGFFPMPGEQAGSPTVASGFSVSYAVSAKTEHPQAAGAFLDFLTSPEAGQIISDNGFMPPNPDAVKKPTGVLADIAEGHRRAVADDGITTFPDFAAPAMLDRLRSGVQKLIADRVTPADYLDSLQDEWEDHHGE, from the coding sequence ATGATGGACAGCACACACCGGGTGCGGCGCCGCATCGCCGCGACGGTCTGCGCCGTCGCCCTCGTGCTGCCGCTCGCGGCGTGCGACGCGCTCACCCCGGGCAGCGCGACGGCGGTGCCGGGCCCCACCAGCGTGCCGTCGTCGACCGCCGTGCCGGCCGGGGACGTCACGCTGCATCTCCAGTTCGCCGACGCCCCGTTGATGGTCGACGCGCTGATCGCCGCGTTCGAGAAGGACCACCCCGACATCACCGTGGAGCCGCAGTACAAGACGTTCTCGGACTACGTGCAGAACCTGAAGCTGACGATGACCTCCGACACCGCGCCCGACATCGCGCAGTACGCGGTCGGTATGACGGACCTCGCGGCGGACGGCCACATCCTCGATCTGGCGCCCTACCGGGAGGCGTACGGCTGGGACGAGGCCATTCCGCCGGTCAGCCTCGACCAGCTCACGGCGGGGCAGACCAGTGAGGCCACCGGCGGGCGGGCTCTGTTCGGGGTCCCGGCCGGACTGTCCATGACGGGCATCTACTACAACAAGGAACTCGCGGAGAAGGCCGGGATAGACGCTCCCCCGAAGACGCTGGGCGAGTTCGAGAAGCAGCTCGCCTCGGCCGAGGACGCGGACCTCACCCCGCTCGGGGTGGGCGCGCTCGACTCGGGCGGACTGCATCTGTGGGCCGCCCTGCTCAACCAGCTGATGCCCACGGACGAGTACTGGGACTGGGTCAACGGCCGGAAGGGCGCCACGATGGAGAACCCGGCGGCGGTCGAGGCCAGCGAACTCGTGATCGACTGGGGCCGCAAGGGGTACTACAACGAGTCCGCGAACGGCACCGCACAGGTCGACTCGACGGCCCAGTTCGCCAAGGGCGACAGCGTCTTCCTGATCAACGGAAACTGGGCGGCCGGGCAGCTCGCCACCGTCATGGGGGACAACGTCGGGTTCTTCCCGATGCCCGGCGAGCAGGCGGGCTCCCCCACGGTGGCCTCGGGGTTCAGCGTGTCGTACGCCGTGTCGGCCAAGACCGAACACCCTCAGGCGGCGGGCGCGTTCCTCGACTTCCTGACCTCTCCCGAGGCGGGCCAGATCATCAGCGACAACGGTTTCATGCCGCCGAATCCGGACGCGGTGAAGAAGCCGACGGGCGTGCTCGCGGACATCGCGGAGGGGCACCGGCGGGCCGTCGCCGACGACGGCATCACCACGTTCCCCGACTTCGCGGCGCCCGCGATGCTCGACAGGCTGCGCTCCGGCGTCCAGAAGCTCATCGCGGACCGCGTGACGCCCGCGGACTACCTCGACTCTCTTCAGGACGAGTGGGAGGACCATCATGGGGAGTAG
- a CDS encoding carbohydrate ABC transporter permease yields MGSRPPVRNREARRRWRGYVYVLPAFAVYVAFAVLPALHTAYLSLFDWDGVTLGEWVGLGNYAEIFQDSILRRSVFNALVLVVFFSFVPIVLGLLSAGLLARYRRPGMGAYRFLFMLPQVVPLVAVGVTWRWLYGDDGVVNQALRAVGLDSVARAWLGDFDFALIAVGLVGTWVLSGLCMMLFLSGVQKVDPSLYEAARIDGAGPVREFLSVTLPHLRGELAVAMTVTTVAALASFDIVYVTTNGGPGEQTTVPGLLVYRLAFSEGKVGLAAALAVVLGVLILAIVYLINRLSRDRT; encoded by the coding sequence ATGGGGAGTAGGCCGCCCGTCCGGAACCGGGAGGCCCGCAGGCGGTGGCGCGGGTACGTGTACGTGCTGCCCGCGTTCGCCGTCTACGTCGCCTTCGCGGTGCTGCCCGCCCTGCACACGGCGTATCTGTCGCTGTTCGACTGGGACGGGGTCACGCTCGGCGAATGGGTCGGGCTCGGCAACTACGCGGAGATCTTCCAGGACTCGATCCTGCGCCGCTCGGTGTTCAACGCCCTGGTGCTGGTGGTGTTCTTCTCCTTCGTGCCGATCGTGCTCGGACTGCTGTCGGCGGGGCTGCTGGCCCGGTACCGGCGGCCCGGCATGGGCGCGTACCGCTTCCTGTTCATGCTGCCGCAGGTCGTGCCGCTCGTCGCGGTCGGTGTGACCTGGCGGTGGCTGTACGGGGACGACGGGGTGGTCAACCAGGCGTTGCGCGCGGTGGGCCTCGACAGTGTGGCGCGGGCGTGGCTGGGCGACTTCGACTTCGCGCTGATCGCGGTGGGGCTCGTCGGCACCTGGGTGCTGAGCGGGCTGTGCATGATGCTCTTCCTCAGCGGGGTGCAGAAGGTGGACCCGAGCCTGTACGAGGCAGCCCGGATCGACGGGGCGGGCCCGGTCCGCGAGTTCCTGTCCGTGACGCTGCCGCATCTGCGCGGTGAGCTGGCCGTCGCCATGACCGTGACGACGGTGGCCGCGCTCGCCAGCTTCGACATCGTGTACGTGACGACGAACGGCGGTCCGGGCGAGCAGACGACGGTCCCCGGGCTCCTCGTGTACCGGCTGGCGTTCTCCGAGGGCAAGGTGGGGCTCGCCGCCGCCCTGGCCGTCGTCCTGGGCGTCCTGATACTCGCGATCGTCTACCTCATCAACCGACTGTCGAGGGACCGGACATGA
- a CDS encoding carbohydrate ABC transporter permease: MKTVARSERWSGYALLTVMAIVVVIPFLSVFLASLQPAGTPVVGLTWPERWSWDNYETAWSVAGFSDLIRHSLIIAVGVVPACLVLAALAGYALGTMRLPGGNAMAAFFIAGLTIPVELIVVPLYFDLRNLGLTNSYLGVILVEIALFMPFSVFWMRTHFLSTPMSLVEAARMDGASSATILVRILLPLARPSLMTLGLLVFMWSWNQFLLVLVLIQDTTKHTAPAGLGFFVGQNSTDIPTLAAGTIIVMLPILILFVVFQRSFLAGLLQGAMKG; this comes from the coding sequence ATGAAGACCGTCGCGCGCTCGGAACGCTGGTCCGGCTATGCGCTGCTGACCGTCATGGCGATCGTCGTCGTGATCCCGTTCCTCAGTGTCTTCCTCGCCTCGCTCCAGCCCGCGGGCACGCCGGTGGTGGGTCTGACCTGGCCGGAGCGGTGGAGCTGGGACAACTACGAGACGGCTTGGTCGGTGGCCGGGTTCTCCGACCTCATCCGGCACAGTCTGATCATCGCGGTCGGCGTCGTGCCCGCCTGTCTGGTCCTCGCCGCACTGGCGGGGTACGCGCTGGGCACGATGAGGCTTCCCGGCGGCAACGCGATGGCGGCGTTCTTCATCGCTGGCCTCACGATCCCGGTCGAACTGATCGTGGTGCCCCTCTACTTCGACCTGCGCAATCTCGGGCTGACCAACTCGTACCTGGGTGTGATCCTGGTGGAGATCGCGCTGTTCATGCCGTTCAGCGTGTTCTGGATGCGTACGCACTTCCTGTCGACGCCCATGTCACTGGTGGAGGCGGCGCGGATGGACGGGGCGTCGTCGGCGACGATCCTGGTCCGCATCCTGCTGCCGCTGGCCCGGCCGTCCCTGATGACGCTCGGGCTGCTGGTCTTCATGTGGTCGTGGAACCAGTTCCTGCTGGTGCTGGTCCTCATCCAGGACACCACGAAGCACACGGCCCCCGCGGGTCTCGGGTTCTTCGTCGGTCAGAACAGCACGGACATCCCCACGCTGGCGGCGGGGACGATCATCGTGATGCTGCCGATCCTGATCCTCTTCGTCGTCTTCCAGCGCAGTTTCCTCGCGGGACTGCTGCAGGGGGCGATGAAGGGCTGA
- a CDS encoding ROK family transcriptional regulator — MTARAASWLPLSPGERSVAIEVLTHGPLSRSDIARRLDLSAGSLTRLTKPLIESGLLVEVPEGNALPDAEVRQGRPSQPLDIVAESRTFIGFKITEDMVYGVVTTLRSEIVARHDLPLTGHDPQHVVDVLQAVTKEFAREFPGLAGIGIGLGGRASDRSVVDESAFLGWRDVPLARLLQERTGLPVVVENDVNALVEAESWFGAGRGLDRFAVLTIGAGLGYGLVSGGKRVVTAEDGRGVGRFWMVNPNGPLTPEGERGSAISLLTIPSIRYQVRAATGRDVSYDEVLALAAEGEPLAARVVDEAARALGTLVAQIANFAMPEKILLAGEGVGLVDVAGPVVEQAVLANRHPQADPVNLETKVSDFHDWARGGAVLAIQTLVLGSGSG; from the coding sequence ATGACCGCACGCGCCGCCAGCTGGCTGCCGCTCAGTCCCGGTGAACGCTCCGTGGCGATCGAGGTCCTGACCCACGGCCCTCTGTCGCGCAGCGACATCGCCCGCCGGCTCGACCTGTCCGCGGGCAGCCTGACCCGGCTCACCAAACCGCTCATCGAGTCGGGCCTGTTGGTCGAGGTCCCCGAGGGCAACGCGCTCCCCGACGCCGAGGTCCGCCAGGGCCGGCCTTCCCAGCCCCTCGACATCGTCGCCGAATCCCGCACCTTCATCGGCTTCAAGATCACCGAGGACATGGTCTACGGGGTCGTCACGACCCTCAGGAGCGAGATCGTCGCCCGCCACGACCTGCCCCTGACCGGCCACGATCCGCAGCACGTGGTGGATGTGCTCCAGGCGGTCACCAAGGAGTTCGCCCGGGAGTTCCCCGGCCTCGCCGGGATCGGCATCGGACTGGGCGGGCGCGCCTCGGACCGCTCCGTCGTCGACGAGTCCGCCTTCCTCGGCTGGCGCGACGTCCCACTGGCGCGGCTCCTCCAGGAGCGCACCGGACTGCCCGTGGTCGTCGAGAACGACGTGAACGCGCTCGTCGAGGCCGAGAGCTGGTTCGGCGCCGGCCGTGGCCTCGACCGGTTCGCGGTCCTCACCATCGGCGCGGGCCTCGGCTACGGCCTGGTCAGCGGCGGCAAGCGGGTGGTGACCGCCGAGGACGGACGCGGGGTCGGCCGCTTCTGGATGGTGAACCCGAACGGCCCGCTCACCCCCGAGGGCGAACGCGGCAGCGCCATCTCCCTGCTGACCATCCCGAGCATCCGCTACCAGGTCCGCGCCGCCACCGGCCGCGACGTCTCCTACGACGAGGTCCTCGCGCTGGCCGCCGAGGGCGAACCCCTGGCCGCCCGGGTCGTCGACGAGGCGGCGCGCGCCCTGGGCACCCTCGTCGCGCAGATCGCCAACTTCGCCATGCCCGAGAAGATCCTCCTCGCCGGTGAGGGGGTGGGCCTGGTCGACGTGGCCGGTCCGGTGGTCGAACAGGCGGTCCTGGCCAACCGCCATCCGCAGGCCGACCCGGTCAACCTGGAGACGAAGGTGTCCGACTTCCACGACTGGGCGCGCGGCGGCGCCGTACTGGCCATCCAGACGCTGGTCCTGGGCTCCGGCTCCGGCTGA
- a CDS encoding carbohydrate ABC transporter permease, whose protein sequence is MTVASSSPPSRLSPRDVEGTAPQPRSGRKREHGGGGDGALAALFIAPAMLGFLLFLFWPTLRGIYLSFTRFNLLTPAEWVGLDNYRRMVNDPIFWDSLKVTVEYVFINIGVQTVSALAIAVLLQRLTQSAVLRGVVLTPYLMSNVVAGIVWLWMLDTQLGIGNEIIAGLGLDRIPFLADETWAIPTIALINVWRHVGYTALLLFAGLQAIPNDMYEAAKVDGASEWRMFWRITMPLLRPVLAVVLIMTVIGSFQVFDTVAVTTNGGPANATNVLQFYIYGSAFGRFQFGYASAMSVALLAVLSAITILQYRLTRAGQTDLG, encoded by the coding sequence ATGACCGTCGCCTCAAGCAGCCCACCGTCGCGTCTGTCACCGCGCGACGTCGAGGGGACAGCTCCGCAGCCGAGGAGCGGCAGGAAGCGAGAACACGGCGGTGGCGGTGACGGGGCCCTGGCGGCGCTGTTCATCGCTCCGGCCATGCTCGGTTTCCTGCTCTTCCTGTTCTGGCCCACCCTGCGCGGCATCTATCTGAGCTTCACCCGCTTCAACCTGCTGACCCCGGCCGAGTGGGTCGGCCTCGACAACTACCGGCGCATGGTCAACGACCCCATCTTCTGGGACTCGCTGAAGGTCACCGTCGAGTACGTGTTCATCAACATCGGGGTCCAGACGGTCTCCGCGCTGGCCATCGCCGTCCTCCTGCAGCGTCTCACCCAGTCCGCGGTGCTGCGCGGGGTCGTACTCACCCCGTATCTGATGTCGAACGTCGTGGCGGGCATCGTCTGGCTGTGGATGCTCGACACCCAGCTCGGCATCGGCAACGAGATCATCGCGGGCCTGGGCCTCGACCGCATCCCGTTCCTGGCGGACGAGACGTGGGCGATCCCGACGATCGCGCTGATCAACGTGTGGCGGCACGTCGGCTACACCGCCCTGCTGCTCTTCGCCGGACTCCAGGCCATCCCGAACGACATGTACGAGGCCGCGAAGGTCGACGGCGCGAGCGAGTGGCGGATGTTCTGGCGCATCACCATGCCGCTGCTGCGGCCGGTGCTGGCGGTGGTGCTGATCATGACCGTGATCGGCTCGTTCCAGGTCTTCGACACGGTGGCGGTGACGACCAACGGCGGCCCCGCCAACGCCACCAACGTCCTCCAGTTCTACATCTACGGCTCGGCGTTCGGCCGCTTCCAGTTCGGCTACGCCTCCGCGATGTCCGTGGCGCTGCTGGCCGTGCTCAGCGCGATCACCATCCTCCAGTACCGGCTCACCCGGGCCGGCCAGACCGACCTCGGCTGA
- a CDS encoding carbohydrate ABC transporter permease: MTAVTATTTKVRPQRRRLSPGKVLAWTVMAAMVLITLLPFYWILRTALSSNAALAAHPGDVLPVDPTTGGFERALGLQSTEEAIAQGGSGGGLKFWRYLLNSVVVSTLITVCQILFSAMAAYAFARLRWRGRDKVFGLFLAGLMVPTIFTLLPNFVLIKQLGLVDSLLGISLPTMFMTPFAVFFMRQFFMNVPREVEEAALLDGAGKIRIFFRVMLPMASSPILTLGVLTYITSWNDYFWPLMVSYSDSSRVLTVALAIFRAQTPQTGYDWSGLMAATLIAALPMLVLFGFFARRIVSTISFTGIK, translated from the coding sequence ATGACCGCCGTGACGGCAACGACGACGAAGGTACGGCCACAGCGCCGAAGGCTCTCCCCGGGGAAGGTGCTGGCCTGGACGGTGATGGCCGCTATGGTCCTCATCACCCTGCTGCCGTTCTACTGGATCCTGCGCACCGCGCTGTCCTCGAACGCGGCGCTCGCGGCCCACCCCGGTGACGTGCTGCCCGTGGACCCGACGACCGGAGGTTTCGAGCGGGCGCTGGGTCTGCAGTCCACCGAGGAGGCGATCGCCCAGGGCGGTTCGGGCGGTGGGCTGAAGTTCTGGCGCTATCTGCTCAACTCGGTGGTCGTGTCCACCCTGATCACCGTCTGCCAGATCCTCTTCTCCGCCATGGCCGCGTACGCCTTCGCCCGGCTGCGGTGGCGCGGGCGGGACAAGGTGTTCGGGCTGTTCCTGGCCGGGCTGATGGTGCCCACCATCTTCACGCTGCTGCCGAACTTCGTCCTCATCAAGCAACTCGGCCTGGTGGACAGCCTGCTGGGCATCTCCCTGCCGACGATGTTCATGACCCCGTTCGCGGTGTTCTTCATGCGCCAGTTCTTCATGAACGTGCCCCGGGAGGTCGAGGAGGCGGCCCTGCTCGACGGGGCCGGGAAGATCCGGATCTTCTTCCGCGTCATGCTGCCGATGGCGTCCTCGCCCATCCTCACCCTGGGCGTCCTGACGTACATCACCTCCTGGAACGACTACTTCTGGCCGCTGATGGTGTCCTACAGCGACAGCTCGCGCGTGCTCACCGTGGCCCTGGCCATCTTCCGGGCACAGACACCGCAGACCGGTTACGACTGGTCCGGTCTGATGGCGGCGACCCTCATCGCCGCTCTCCCGATGCTCGTGCTCTTCGGCTTCTTCGCACGCCGCATCGTCAGCACCATCAGCTTCACCGGCATCAAGTAA
- a CDS encoding ABC transporter substrate-binding protein encodes MRIRTRTVVALTGALALSLVTGCAQGGAAGAGANTVTYWLWDANQLPAYQACAKDFEKQNPGLDVKITQMGWADYWTKLTASFIAGTEPDVFTDHIQKFGQFADLNVLEPLDDLGIDESAYQPGLAANWTGQDGHRYGAPKDWDTVALFYNKKLTEKAGLAAEEMGDLSWNPEDGGTFEKAIAHLTVDKNGRRGDEEGFDRKNVEVYGLATGGAGDSDGQTTWSPFAASAGWKYTDKARWGTEYQYDSKTFQKVVDWYFGLAKKGYLAPFTDYTDGANPANAQVASGRAATAFDGAWMISTYYGTKGLDVGTAVTPAGPTGKRATMMNGLADSITKNAHNKAGAKKWVRYLASDECQRTVGGYGIVFPATPGGTEAAVAAYEKKDIDVSAFTGPVADKKDFTTFSFPVTDYAADVYALMRPAMQDVFANNAPVKGLTKTNDQINFILGQ; translated from the coding sequence ATGCGAATTCGTACGCGTACGGTCGTGGCACTGACCGGGGCGCTGGCGCTGTCCCTGGTCACGGGCTGCGCACAGGGCGGAGCCGCCGGGGCGGGCGCGAACACGGTGACGTACTGGCTCTGGGACGCCAACCAGCTGCCCGCCTACCAGGCCTGCGCCAAGGACTTCGAGAAGCAGAACCCGGGCCTGGACGTGAAGATCACACAGATGGGCTGGGCCGACTACTGGACCAAGCTCACCGCGAGCTTCATCGCGGGCACCGAGCCCGACGTGTTCACCGACCACATCCAGAAGTTCGGTCAGTTCGCCGATCTGAACGTGCTCGAACCGCTGGACGACCTGGGTATCGACGAGTCCGCCTACCAGCCGGGGCTCGCCGCCAACTGGACCGGCCAGGACGGTCACCGCTACGGCGCCCCGAAGGACTGGGACACCGTCGCCCTCTTCTATAACAAGAAGCTGACCGAGAAGGCCGGGCTGGCCGCCGAGGAGATGGGCGACCTCTCCTGGAACCCCGAGGACGGCGGCACCTTCGAGAAGGCCATCGCGCATCTGACCGTCGACAAGAACGGCAGGCGCGGCGACGAGGAGGGCTTCGACAGGAAGAACGTCGAGGTGTACGGACTCGCCACCGGCGGCGCCGGCGACAGCGACGGGCAGACCACCTGGAGCCCGTTCGCCGCCTCGGCGGGCTGGAAGTACACGGACAAGGCCCGCTGGGGCACCGAGTACCAGTACGACAGCAAGACCTTCCAGAAGGTGGTCGACTGGTACTTCGGCCTCGCGAAGAAGGGGTACCTCGCCCCGTTCACCGACTACACCGACGGCGCCAACCCGGCCAACGCCCAGGTCGCCTCCGGCAGGGCGGCGACCGCCTTCGACGGCGCCTGGATGATCTCCACGTACTACGGCACCAAGGGCCTCGACGTCGGGACGGCCGTCACCCCGGCCGGTCCGACGGGCAAGCGGGCCACCATGATGAACGGCCTCGCCGACTCCATCACCAAGAACGCCCACAACAAGGCGGGCGCGAAGAAGTGGGTTCGCTATCTGGCCTCCGACGAGTGCCAGCGGACCGTCGGCGGCTACGGCATCGTCTTCCCGGCGACCCCGGGCGGTACCGAGGCGGCCGTGGCCGCGTACGAGAAGAAGGACATCGACGTGTCCGCGTTCACCGGGCCCGTCGCGGACAAGAAGGACTTCACCACCTTCTCGTTCCCCGTCACCGACTACGCGGCGGACGTGTACGCCCTGATGCGTCCCGCGATGCAGGACGTCTTCGCCAACAACGCCCCGGTGAAGGGCCTGACCAAGACCAACGACCAGATCAACTTCATCCTCGGCCAGTGA
- a CDS encoding Gfo/Idh/MocA family protein gives MTFSLGIVGAGQFSGQFAKLFLAHPGVGDVYVTDLLPERAEQLAAAEGLAGTFPSYQAMLESEAVDAVAIFTQRWTHGPLVIQGLNAGKHVYSAVPMAITHEEIASIIDTVRATGLTYMMGETSQYNPATVHARNQIADGSFGRLFYAEGDYVHDMDLGFYEAYQYSGGENWKATASYPPLLYPTHSVGGVLGAWQTHAVSVSAIGVRDDRGDGVFDEEISQFGNDFSNATALFEVAGGGSFRTNEFRRVGYPSHIRESRFRFFGTDASMEQLATVAFWQDKKGVKDISELLEPKPTMSPDDPSLQHIAPELRAAFTSGSAPVHDRSRLPREFDNLHNGHEGSHHFLVDDFVTAVNTRTLPSVNAWVAARYTLPGIVAHESARQGGARLEIPDFGDAPEV, from the coding sequence ATGACGTTCTCCCTCGGCATCGTCGGCGCCGGCCAGTTCTCCGGCCAGTTCGCGAAGCTGTTCCTCGCCCACCCGGGTGTCGGCGACGTGTACGTCACCGATCTGCTGCCGGAGCGCGCCGAGCAACTGGCCGCCGCCGAAGGACTGGCGGGCACGTTCCCCTCGTACCAGGCGATGCTGGAGTCGGAGGCGGTGGACGCCGTCGCGATCTTCACCCAGCGCTGGACCCACGGCCCGCTGGTGATCCAGGGCCTGAACGCGGGCAAGCACGTCTACTCGGCGGTCCCGATGGCGATCACCCACGAGGAGATCGCCTCGATCATCGACACGGTACGGGCCACCGGGCTGACCTACATGATGGGTGAGACCAGCCAGTACAACCCGGCTACCGTCCACGCCCGCAACCAGATCGCGGACGGCTCCTTCGGCCGGCTCTTCTACGCCGAGGGCGACTACGTGCACGACATGGACCTCGGCTTCTACGAGGCCTATCAGTACAGCGGCGGCGAGAACTGGAAGGCGACCGCCAGCTATCCCCCGCTGCTCTACCCCACGCACTCGGTGGGCGGGGTCCTCGGGGCGTGGCAGACGCACGCGGTGAGCGTGTCCGCGATCGGGGTCAGGGACGACCGCGGGGACGGCGTCTTCGACGAGGAGATCAGCCAGTTCGGCAACGACTTCTCGAACGCCACCGCGCTGTTCGAGGTCGCGGGCGGCGGCTCGTTCCGTACCAACGAGTTCCGGCGGGTGGGCTATCCCTCGCACATCCGGGAGTCGCGGTTCCGGTTCTTCGGCACGGACGCCAGCATGGAGCAGCTCGCCACGGTGGCCTTCTGGCAGGACAAGAAGGGGGTCAAGGACATCAGCGAACTCCTTGAGCCCAAGCCCACCATGTCCCCCGACGACCCCTCCCTCCAGCACATCGCGCCGGAGCTGCGAGCCGCCTTCACCTCGGGCTCTGCCCCGGTGCACGACCGCTCACGGCTGCCGAGGGAGTTCGACAACCTGCACAACGGTCACGAGGGCAGCCACCACTTCCTGGTGGACGACTTCGTGACCGCCGTCAACACCCGCACCCTGCCGTCGGTGAACGCGTGGGTGGCGGCCCGCTACACCCTGCCGGGCATCGTCGCGCACGAGTCGGCGCGGCAGGGCGGGGCCCGGCTGGAGATCCCGGACTTCGGGGACGCGCCGGAGGTGTGA
- a CDS encoding response regulator transcription factor yields the protein MNDGAGRRAVRVVIADDHPMYRYGLAAVLATSGTVDVVGEAGNGDDLLAAVERTSPDVVVTDLAMPGLDGTAATRALLARHPSLGVLVLTMHEDDQALFGALRAGARGYLLKDADSADIVRAVLTVAAGDAVYGRAVAHRIIAFFTGAHRAYAAQVFPELTEREREVLDLVALGHGNHQIAGRLVLSEKTVRNHVSAILFKLQVSDRAAAVARARDAGIGGSPTSSE from the coding sequence ATGAACGACGGAGCCGGCCGCCGGGCCGTCCGCGTCGTCATCGCCGACGACCACCCCATGTACCGCTACGGCCTGGCCGCCGTGCTCGCCACCAGCGGGACCGTGGACGTCGTGGGCGAGGCCGGCAACGGCGACGACCTGCTGGCGGCCGTCGAGCGCACATCACCCGACGTCGTGGTGACCGACCTGGCCATGCCCGGTCTGGACGGCACCGCGGCCACGCGTGCCCTGCTGGCCCGCCACCCGTCCCTCGGCGTACTGGTGCTGACGATGCACGAGGACGACCAGGCCCTTTTCGGGGCGCTGCGGGCCGGAGCCCGGGGGTACCTCCTCAAGGACGCCGACAGCGCGGACATCGTCCGGGCCGTACTCACCGTCGCCGCCGGGGACGCGGTCTACGGCCGGGCGGTGGCCCACCGCATCATCGCCTTCTTCACCGGAGCCCATCGCGCGTACGCCGCCCAGGTCTTCCCCGAACTGACCGAGCGCGAAAGGGAGGTGCTGGACCTGGTCGCCCTCGGGCACGGCAATCACCAGATCGCCGGCCGGCTGGTCCTGTCGGAGAAGACGGTCCGCAACCACGTCTCCGCCATCCTGTTCAAGCTCCAGGTCTCCGACCGAGCCGCGGCCGTCGCCCGGGCCCGAGACGCAGGGATCGGTGGGTCCCCGACCTCGTCCGAATGA